One genomic region from Nitrospira sp. encodes:
- a CDS encoding DUF2130 domain-containing protein translates to MSEPTIICPSCKTEIKLTESLAAPLLESTRREYEKRLAQKDADVAKRDAALREWEEALSKSQQALDEQVAEKLRQERAKIVIEEGKKAKLALQNDLDQKAKEVADLNDILRQRDAKLAEAQKAQAELLRKQRELDDAKRELDLTVEQRVQEGLAVTREKAKKEAEEGLKLKVLEKEQTIASMQKQIEELKRKAEQGSQQLQGEVQELELEALLQAKFPRDTIEPVPKGEHGGDALQRVVGPSGQLCGTIIWESKRTKNWSDGWLAKLREDQRAAKAEIAVIVSQSLPKDIETFGVVEGVWVTHPRTVLPLAVTLRHTLIEVASARQASEGQQTKTEMIYQYLTGPRFRHRVEAIVEAFSTMQEDLDKEKKAIIKQWAKREEQIDRVMQATAGMYGDLQGIAGKTIQEIEGLELKVLEAPISQTKENMDMQ, encoded by the coding sequence ATGAGTGAACCAACCATCATTTGTCCAAGCTGCAAGACGGAGATCAAGCTGACCGAGTCGCTTGCTGCCCCGCTGCTCGAATCCACACGCCGCGAGTACGAGAAGCGTCTCGCTCAGAAAGATGCCGATGTGGCGAAACGCGATGCCGCATTACGCGAGTGGGAGGAAGCTCTTTCCAAATCCCAGCAGGCACTCGATGAGCAGGTGGCCGAGAAGCTTCGGCAGGAGCGGGCCAAGATCGTGATCGAGGAAGGGAAGAAAGCCAAGCTTGCGTTACAAAACGATCTCGACCAAAAGGCCAAAGAAGTTGCTGATCTGAATGACATTCTGAGGCAACGCGATGCGAAGCTGGCAGAGGCGCAGAAGGCACAGGCCGAGCTCCTCCGAAAACAGCGGGAATTGGATGATGCCAAGCGCGAGTTGGATCTGACCGTCGAACAGCGAGTCCAAGAAGGGCTCGCTGTGACAAGGGAAAAGGCTAAGAAAGAAGCCGAGGAAGGGCTGAAGCTAAAGGTATTGGAGAAAGAACAAACCATTGCCTCGATGCAGAAGCAGATCGAGGAGTTGAAGCGAAAGGCTGAACAGGGTTCGCAGCAGCTTCAAGGCGAGGTTCAGGAATTAGAGTTGGAGGCCCTGCTCCAAGCAAAGTTTCCACGAGACACAATCGAGCCCGTTCCCAAAGGGGAACATGGTGGCGATGCGCTTCAGCGTGTTGTTGGGCCGAGTGGGCAGCTCTGTGGGACAATTATCTGGGAATCGAAACGGACCAAAAACTGGAGTGATGGCTGGCTCGCTAAGTTGCGGGAAGACCAGCGGGCTGCCAAAGCGGAGATTGCCGTCATCGTTAGCCAATCCCTTCCCAAAGACATAGAAACCTTTGGTGTTGTCGAGGGCGTCTGGGTGACTCATCCCAGGACGGTACTCCCACTGGCCGTCACCCTCCGCCACACGCTGATCGAGGTCGCCTCAGCCCGGCAGGCATCCGAGGGGCAGCAAACCAAGACAGAAATGATTTATCAATATCTGACTGGACCACGGTTCCGTCATCGAGTCGAGGCGATCGTCGAAGCTTTCTCCACCATGCAGGAGGACCTCGATAAAGAGAAGAAGGCGATCATTAAACAATGGGCAAAGAGAGAAGAACAGATTGATCGGGTGATGCAAGCAACAGCCGGAATGTATGGGGATCTGCAAGGGATAGCTGGGAAAACCATTCAAGAGATTGAGGGGCTAGAGCTGAAGGTCTTGGAAGCACCAATCTCTCAAACGAAAGAAAATATGGACATGCAATGA
- a CDS encoding ATP-dependent endonuclease has protein sequence MKLTYLHIQNFRSCRNVSLQVGNMHALVGANNAGKSSVLRALDFLFNPSTKLLDEESFWNKDTSLEIRVEAIFSELTDKEREALGAYLTPDGAFHMARSARMRASGESDSDQGEDKIIITQQYKKPEPEPEWLQESKINGNNIKEWFKKKDQLAVIGASFADFLGDTKVPGVNDWKEKAKEFILAHADKIPWKDAWTDNPKGYANVLKGTLPFFVLVPAVRDVSEESKGTKSSPFGKLLYAILDTVTQKQKSEIEDILTEVSKQMNRSGGAKRVDLIADTEKQLNKLLNDLFAGCDLEIQFQTPTLEILLTAPRLYVDDGFRNAVENKGHGLQRAVIFTILRRYAEHMTSSVEGKKRNLILAVEEPELYMHPQAQRTIRRVFRRIAEGGDQVFFSTHSSLLVDVAYFDEIIRMEGVFAIIDGKKTMASNAWQLPMPKMIQDLEARFPKLNGSVTPESMRDLYSHVYNPRRNEGFFASKIILVEGSTEEYSLPIYADALSDCAFDPQGISVVECGGKGAMDRLLRIFNELHIPCFMLFDYDKDNSDKDIIKKSMELLALAGERQDAPSSLLVTDCVACFPSKWETDLKSEITDIDGLVGEAREKLGLSNDTGKPLIARYIARKLVSNSPPAVPSSLKKIIEKAVKVTWRKSCLQVPALPVAAPANVVGSE, from the coding sequence ATGAAATTGACCTACCTCCATATTCAAAACTTCCGGTCGTGTCGGAATGTTTCCTTACAGGTTGGGAATATGCATGCATTGGTGGGGGCGAATAACGCGGGTAAGTCATCGGTTCTCCGCGCTCTGGATTTCCTCTTCAATCCGAGCACAAAGTTGTTGGACGAGGAATCATTCTGGAACAAGGACACCAGTTTGGAAATCCGTGTGGAAGCCATCTTCTCAGAGCTTACGGACAAGGAAAGGGAAGCATTGGGCGCGTATCTTACGCCAGATGGGGCATTCCACATGGCACGCTCGGCAAGAATGAGAGCGAGCGGTGAATCTGATTCGGATCAAGGGGAAGATAAGATCATCATAACTCAACAATACAAGAAGCCCGAACCAGAACCGGAATGGCTTCAGGAATCCAAAATCAACGGCAATAACATCAAAGAGTGGTTTAAAAAGAAGGATCAGTTGGCTGTGATCGGCGCGAGTTTTGCCGACTTTCTCGGTGATACCAAAGTACCTGGGGTCAACGATTGGAAAGAGAAGGCGAAGGAATTTATATTAGCCCACGCCGACAAGATTCCATGGAAGGACGCTTGGACTGACAACCCTAAAGGCTATGCCAATGTCCTCAAGGGCACGCTACCTTTCTTCGTCCTCGTCCCAGCCGTCCGTGATGTGTCTGAAGAATCCAAGGGAACCAAGAGTAGTCCCTTCGGCAAGCTCCTCTATGCGATTCTAGACACGGTTACACAGAAGCAAAAATCTGAGATTGAAGACATTCTCACAGAAGTATCCAAACAGATGAACCGCAGCGGTGGAGCGAAGAGGGTTGATTTGATCGCTGATACGGAAAAGCAACTCAATAAGCTATTGAACGACTTATTTGCCGGTTGCGACCTGGAGATTCAATTTCAAACACCGACGCTCGAAATCCTCCTGACTGCTCCAAGGCTATATGTGGATGACGGCTTTAGAAATGCCGTCGAGAACAAAGGGCACGGTCTGCAAAGGGCTGTCATCTTCACAATCCTTCGACGCTATGCGGAACACATGACCTCTTCAGTCGAAGGGAAAAAGCGGAATCTCATCCTTGCTGTGGAGGAACCGGAACTCTACATGCACCCACAAGCACAGCGAACTATACGGCGTGTGTTTCGGAGAATTGCCGAAGGGGGGGACCAGGTTTTCTTCTCGACCCATTCCTCCCTCCTTGTAGACGTGGCCTATTTCGATGAAATCATCCGGATGGAGGGGGTCTTTGCAATCATAGATGGTAAGAAAACAATGGCCAGCAACGCATGGCAACTTCCCATGCCGAAGATGATTCAAGATCTTGAGGCTAGGTTTCCCAAGCTCAACGGCAGCGTCACACCGGAGTCTATGCGAGACCTTTATTCTCACGTGTACAATCCCCGCCGCAACGAAGGCTTTTTCGCATCCAAGATTATCCTTGTCGAAGGCTCAACCGAGGAATACAGTCTCCCAATTTATGCCGACGCTCTTTCAGATTGCGCTTTCGACCCGCAAGGGATCAGCGTCGTAGAGTGCGGTGGAAAGGGGGCGATGGATCGCCTTTTAAGGATATTCAACGAACTCCACATTCCTTGTTTCATGCTTTTTGATTATGACAAAGACAACTCTGATAAAGACATCATCAAGAAATCAATGGAGCTTCTTGCTCTGGCAGGCGAAAGGCAGGATGCGCCCTCATCGCTCTTAGTTACAGACTGCGTAGCTTGCTTCCCCAGCAAGTGGGAAACGGATTTGAAATCAGAAATAACGGACATTGATGGCCTTGTGGGTGAGGCAAGGGAGAAGCTCGGGCTGAGCAATGATACAGGGAAGCCATTGATTGCTCGCTATATCGCGCGTAAGCTCGTTTCTAATAGCCCTCCAGCAGTCCCTTCAAGTCTGAAGAAGATCATCGAAAAGGCAGTTAAAGTCACATGGAGAAAGAGCTGTTTGCAAGTCCCAGCCTTACCCGTGGCTGCTCCTGCTAATGTGGTAGGGAGTGAATAG
- a CDS encoding addiction module protein: MSKALLKIEREAVRLSAKDREVLAERLMRSVTREPLTQVEEAWVAEAERRFSAWRRGTRKGVPVERAFKQIRKDLGW, translated from the coding sequence ATGAGTAAAGCATTGCTCAAAATCGAACGCGAAGCGGTTCGTTTGTCGGCAAAGGACCGGGAAGTTCTGGCTGAACGTTTGATGCGAAGTGTGACACGAGAGCCGTTGACCCAGGTGGAGGAGGCTTGGGTAGCAGAGGCCGAGCGCCGGTTTTCAGCTTGGCGACGTGGGACACGAAAGGGGGTGCCGGTTGAACGGGCGTTCAAACAGATTCGCAAGGATCTGGGTTGGTGA
- a CDS encoding type II toxin-antitoxin system RelE/ParE family toxin, with the protein MKLLVDPEALVEVRNAAAFYEDSQPGLGKAFLADVEAATEEIVRHPLMWRRIKGRFRRYLIPRFPYGLIYAVEGKTVYVAAVMHLKRKPGYWTARTRRSPS; encoded by the coding sequence GTGAAACTCCTCGTTGACCCTGAAGCGCTGGTGGAAGTGCGAAACGCCGCCGCGTTCTACGAGGACAGTCAGCCCGGCTTAGGGAAGGCATTCCTAGCCGACGTCGAGGCGGCAACAGAGGAGATTGTCCGGCATCCGCTTATGTGGCGCAGGATCAAGGGACGGTTCCGCAGGTATCTGATCCCACGGTTTCCCTACGGCCTGATTTATGCCGTAGAAGGCAAGACGGTATATGTCGCGGCGGTCATGCATCTCAAGCGCAAGCCCGGGTACTGGACCGCGAGAACCAGAAGGTCCCCTTCGTGA
- a CDS encoding response regulator: MMKPSGRKRKRDRLRLAASLHTASTGLELFEGFPLAAVILDSDLTVLAVNREGHRLLGPRLSSSTIRSFPSLWSMLTQSDATTMAAQLNGVLKSRRPTAVTQHLILRKATRPVPVEWTCAPGMFNGKTVLIVGVRDLSHELELKQDRDRLVAIAEESPLPMIELDRQMSLLYANPAMIALLTRFGYNLEGFPNVAPRSLPDIVRRCLATGHVLHDETVVLQEASFSWTFCPVLTHGLVRGYATDMTSVHKTQRALQLSADQLRESNLRLDQALDKAKESARVKTAFLATVSHELRTPMNGVIGMTSLLMETPLTSEQQSYAETIRQCGEALLQLINDVLECSKIEAGKLELECLDFNLRTTVEQVLAQFAERAETKGLELTGLVHASVPTGLKGDPGRLRQILTNLVGNAVKFTDKGEVILQAYLEEDLPDTAVIRFEVTDSGIGINPNTQAKLFRPFVQADSSTTRKYGGTGLGLSISKQLVELMGGRIGVRSTEGQGSTFWCTARLQKQANSPRAILPTGDLTGKRVLIVDDNESNRLILHHLVSGWGMIDELAEDAESALHRIAEAKQRGRPYDLAILDVIMPGKDGLQLARELQSHPVGSGIRLVVMTSMLQRGHAEQARQAGAMGYLPKPVRHDELRDCLRTVLGLPEGEAPKDAQTCPVVPQLVTRHMVAEHVQHRRILVVEDNIVNQKLAVRMVEKLGYKPDVVENGKEALAALTKGDYAAILMDCQMPVMDGFETTRCIRERETSVASRDSTDGSANRSDSAPQSTRHMPIIAVTANAMQGDRERCLAIGMDDYLAKPIKLEELRSALARWVLAPPNVVVTGKQQPIPTTADPTRGIFDPAKMYQNIGSDSELFAQLVRLFLDRHQTMLADIRTALAEADSIAVERMAHTFKGTAGNLCASEVALTAGRLEAVGHLNALHDAPPVYAQLELEVARLVRVLESYRQGYQPITQAAA; this comes from the coding sequence ATGATGAAGCCATCTGGACGGAAACGCAAACGCGACCGACTCCGACTTGCAGCGTCGCTTCATACGGCTTCCACAGGTCTTGAGCTTTTCGAAGGGTTTCCGCTGGCAGCCGTCATCCTCGACAGTGATCTCACCGTATTGGCCGTTAATCGTGAGGGCCATCGGTTGCTTGGACCACGATTGTCTTCCTCCACTATCCGTTCCTTTCCATCCCTGTGGTCGATGCTCACCCAATCCGACGCAACCACCATGGCAGCGCAACTGAACGGAGTGTTGAAAAGCCGCCGTCCGACTGCCGTGACGCAACATCTTATCTTGCGGAAGGCAACCCGCCCCGTTCCAGTGGAATGGACTTGCGCGCCTGGTATGTTCAATGGAAAAACTGTGCTGATTGTCGGTGTTCGAGACTTGTCCCATGAACTGGAATTGAAGCAAGATCGCGATCGGCTGGTAGCGATCGCGGAGGAAAGTCCCTTACCGATGATCGAACTGGACCGGCAGATGAGTCTGCTGTATGCCAATCCTGCGATGATCGCTCTGCTTACTCGCTTCGGATACAACCTCGAAGGATTTCCAAATGTCGCCCCGCGTAGCCTTCCGGACATCGTGCGGCGCTGTCTAGCAACAGGCCATGTGCTTCATGATGAGACAGTTGTGCTCCAAGAAGCCAGTTTTTCATGGACCTTCTGCCCGGTTCTCACTCATGGGCTCGTGCGAGGTTATGCCACCGACATGACGAGTGTCCATAAGACGCAGCGGGCGCTCCAACTCTCCGCCGACCAACTTCGCGAGAGCAATCTCCGCCTGGATCAAGCTTTGGACAAGGCGAAGGAATCGGCACGCGTCAAGACAGCATTTCTGGCAACCGTCAGCCATGAACTACGTACACCCATGAATGGGGTCATCGGTATGACGAGCCTGTTGATGGAGACGCCCTTGACGTCGGAACAACAGTCCTACGCGGAGACCATTCGGCAATGCGGCGAAGCGCTGCTGCAGCTCATCAACGACGTGCTCGAATGCAGCAAGATCGAGGCAGGCAAGCTGGAACTGGAGTGCCTCGACTTCAACCTCAGAACCACAGTGGAACAAGTGTTGGCACAATTCGCCGAACGGGCGGAGACGAAAGGGCTGGAACTGACCGGACTTGTCCATGCGTCGGTTCCAACGGGACTCAAAGGCGACCCCGGCCGCCTCCGTCAGATCCTCACCAATCTGGTCGGCAATGCAGTGAAGTTTACCGACAAGGGTGAGGTGATCCTGCAAGCCTATCTCGAAGAAGACCTACCCGATACCGCCGTCATCCGTTTCGAAGTCACGGACAGCGGTATTGGAATCAATCCGAATACTCAAGCCAAACTGTTCCGTCCGTTTGTGCAGGCCGACAGCTCCACGACGAGAAAATACGGAGGGACTGGTCTTGGTCTTTCCATTTCCAAGCAACTGGTGGAGTTAATGGGTGGACGGATCGGAGTACGCAGCACCGAGGGACAGGGCAGCACCTTTTGGTGTACCGCGCGCCTCCAGAAGCAGGCAAATTCTCCCCGCGCGATTCTTCCGACCGGGGATCTTACCGGAAAGCGTGTTTTGATCGTCGATGACAACGAATCGAATCGTTTGATCCTCCACCATCTGGTTTCAGGCTGGGGGATGATTGACGAGCTCGCGGAGGATGCCGAGTCAGCTTTACACCGCATCGCGGAGGCAAAGCAGCGGGGAAGACCGTACGATCTCGCGATCTTGGATGTCATCATGCCGGGAAAGGACGGGTTGCAGCTTGCACGAGAGCTGCAAAGCCACCCGGTGGGATCAGGGATTCGCCTCGTCGTGATGACCTCGATGCTGCAACGTGGCCATGCGGAACAAGCCCGTCAAGCCGGCGCGATGGGCTACCTGCCAAAACCAGTCCGCCACGATGAATTACGCGATTGCCTACGAACCGTGCTCGGCTTGCCCGAGGGCGAAGCGCCGAAAGACGCCCAGACATGCCCCGTCGTGCCTCAACTCGTCACCAGGCATATGGTCGCGGAGCATGTGCAACATCGGCGCATTTTGGTCGTGGAAGACAACATCGTCAACCAGAAGCTCGCCGTGCGGATGGTCGAAAAACTTGGCTACAAACCGGACGTCGTCGAAAACGGCAAAGAGGCGCTGGCTGCGCTCACCAAGGGGGACTATGCCGCCATCCTGATGGATTGTCAGATGCCCGTCATGGATGGATTTGAGACAACCCGGTGCATTCGGGAACGTGAAACGTCGGTGGCCTCGCGTGACTCGACCGATGGAAGCGCGAACCGTTCAGACAGCGCTCCACAATCGACTCGGCACATGCCGATTATTGCAGTCACCGCCAATGCCATGCAGGGCGATCGCGAGCGCTGCTTGGCAATCGGGATGGACGATTATCTCGCCAAACCGATTAAACTGGAGGAACTAAGGAGCGCCCTGGCACGTTGGGTACTCGCACCACCCAATGTGGTGGTTACCGGGAAACAGCAGCCAATTCCCACTACGGCCGACCCAACCAGAGGAATTTTTGATCCTGCAAAAATGTACCAGAACATCGGGAGTGACAGTGAATTGTTCGCTCAACTCGTCCGCCTGTTTCTCGATCGTCACCAGACTATGCTGGCTGACATCAGAACGGCGCTGGCCGAGGCCGACTCGATCGCCGTGGAGCGCATGGCACACACTTTCAAAGGCACTGCCGGCAATCTTTGCGCCTCCGAGGTCGCACTCACCGCAGGTCGTCTCGAAGCCGTCGGCCACCTCAACGCGCTCCACGACGCCCCGCCCGTCTACGCGCAGCTTGAACTCGAGGTCGCTCGGCTCGTCCGTGTGCTTGAATCCTATCGGCAGGGCTATCAGCCCATCACCCAAGCAGCCGCCTGA
- a CDS encoding DUF3391 domain-containing protein, which yields MATKRIPIEQLIPGMFIIEMDVPWYRTPFLSHKRLIKDLQTIQLMKQHGIKMVTIDTSKGSDLPSESSTNTQHTASHHSISPDVPAPPNQKTEGRQEAKSEDHSVTVIYAQAQEAVEHIFEELERGIPPSPEATKAIVSNVLRQVLSDRAAMATQVAIQKIKHFDRSLTAHALDTCILSLVVAIESGLDQSTQEQVGMGALLHDAGYVRLPRNLVRKRDECSGQDKTLLEQHCKLGVALLSEHPGMQEDVLRIVREHHERADGSGFPTGLSNDQISRLAQIVGIVDVYDSMVSRRGTRPAMIPHDAVRQLFLTAERGQFAKSLVELMIRSIGVYPVGSLIQLNTGEQAVVIGVNPQQRLKPLIKITTDSHGGSYATPIEMDLAVPSHDHAVRTVLRVLDPAQERVNIGIHLDQTLSRAA from the coding sequence ATGGCGACCAAACGCATCCCGATCGAGCAGCTCATTCCCGGCATGTTCATCATCGAAATGGATGTCCCGTGGTACCGAACCCCATTCCTCTCCCATAAACGGCTGATCAAGGACCTGCAGACCATCCAGCTCATGAAGCAGCACGGGATCAAGATGGTGACCATCGATACCAGCAAAGGGTCCGACCTCCCGTCGGAATCCTCGACGAATACACAGCATACTGCAAGCCACCACTCTATCAGCCCTGATGTCCCCGCTCCTCCAAACCAAAAAACCGAAGGTAGGCAGGAAGCGAAATCCGAAGATCATTCCGTTACCGTGATCTACGCACAGGCTCAAGAAGCGGTTGAGCACATCTTCGAGGAGCTTGAGCGGGGGATTCCTCCGTCTCCCGAAGCGACCAAAGCCATCGTGTCGAACGTGTTGAGGCAAGTTCTCAGCGACCGCGCCGCCATGGCCACACAGGTCGCCATTCAGAAGATTAAGCACTTCGACCGCTCCCTGACGGCTCATGCGCTAGACACCTGCATCTTGTCACTTGTAGTGGCCATTGAGAGTGGGTTGGATCAATCGACGCAAGAACAGGTCGGCATGGGCGCGTTGCTCCATGACGCAGGATATGTCCGGCTCCCGCGCAATCTCGTTCGTAAGCGGGATGAGTGCAGCGGTCAAGATAAGACCCTTCTCGAACAGCATTGCAAGCTTGGTGTCGCACTCCTCTCCGAGCATCCCGGCATGCAGGAGGATGTCTTACGCATCGTCAGGGAGCATCATGAGCGGGCCGATGGAAGCGGGTTTCCAACCGGTCTAAGCAACGACCAGATTTCACGCCTCGCCCAGATCGTCGGCATCGTCGATGTTTATGACAGCATGGTCAGTCGGCGCGGGACGCGTCCGGCTATGATTCCGCACGACGCCGTTCGGCAACTCTTCTTAACCGCGGAACGAGGACAGTTCGCAAAATCTCTCGTGGAGCTCATGATTCGGAGCATCGGCGTCTACCCGGTCGGGAGCCTCATCCAGCTCAATACCGGCGAACAGGCGGTCGTCATCGGAGTCAACCCTCAACAACGACTCAAACCTCTGATAAAAATCACGACCGACTCACATGGAGGCTCTTATGCCACGCCCATCGAGATGGACCTGGCTGTACCATCCCATGACCACGCAGTCCGAACCGTGCTGCGTGTCTTAGACCCGGCCCAAGAACGTGTCAACATAGGGATACACCTGGATCAAACCCTCTCACGGGCCGCATGA
- a CDS encoding flagellar brake protein, protein MNEIVVSVPPAASFLSVGLPLKISLTLDQQKVMHGSTLLGWKDHAWLVCEWPIQLGHDQLVAAGTPCTISYLLDGKLVGYRSEIRDLITSPVPLLFVAFPKAVEEMHLRKHLRVSTNEPVLLIRADFDNASESALPTSNYFGGLLKDLSQGGCSVVLVRRPAWLCPGATVRLEFELPGLGHITNLTGVVKNTDMREGSEMIGIEFRFNELEYIEYRGWGGSVRQAVEHCVFQKASASFVVP, encoded by the coding sequence ATGAACGAGATTGTCGTGTCGGTTCCGCCCGCGGCATCATTTTTATCGGTCGGACTTCCTCTAAAAATATCCCTTACGCTTGATCAGCAGAAGGTCATGCACGGCTCGACGCTTCTCGGCTGGAAGGATCACGCATGGCTCGTCTGCGAATGGCCGATTCAGCTTGGCCATGATCAGCTGGTCGCAGCTGGTACTCCGTGCACTATTAGTTATCTTCTTGACGGTAAGCTGGTCGGTTATCGCAGCGAAATACGCGATCTGATTACCTCGCCGGTGCCCCTGCTGTTCGTTGCGTTTCCAAAGGCGGTGGAAGAAATGCATTTGCGAAAACATCTCCGCGTATCGACCAATGAGCCGGTCTTGCTGATACGAGCGGATTTCGACAACGCGTCCGAGTCCGCATTGCCCACCAGCAACTATTTCGGCGGCTTGCTGAAAGATCTCAGCCAGGGGGGATGCAGTGTGGTGCTGGTGCGAAGACCAGCCTGGCTGTGCCCAGGAGCAACAGTCCGACTTGAATTCGAACTCCCCGGTCTCGGACATATTACAAACCTCACGGGTGTCGTGAAGAATACCGACATGCGGGAGGGCAGTGAGATGATCGGCATCGAGTTTCGATTCAACGAACTCGAGTACATCGAATATCGTGGGTGGGGCGGATCCGTCCGGCAGGCAGTCGAGCATTGCGTCTTCCAGAAGGCCAGCGCCTCTTTTGTTGTCCCGTAG